ATCAAATCATATAaacaattttctaaaaatgtagtagtaattttttaaaaaaataaaatgagaatttaCATCCATTTTCCTTCCTTTGATCACGATGATCATCAACCCATGTTTAtgtaattcatttttcatttttcatttttcaaaatcatcagcccaacaataaaattaattacgaGAGCCCACGATAGAAATTACCCTCAAAACGACGACGTTGAGTTTCATAGAGCTACTAAACGTCGACGTATTggctacatatatataggagtTCACAGCAACGACTTGAGAATTCGGTAGTTTTCGATTGCAGTCTGCAGCTCTACAGATCTGAGCTTCGCCGCCGGTTTTGCAATTCCTCTCCGATCAAAGTAAGAATCCTAAATTTATCACTTCTAATTTCTCAATTCATTCGGAATTATCGATATTTTAGTTCGCATTCATGTTTGCAAGGAAATTTTGTCGTTTAATTGCGATTCCTTGATCTGATCACTGAATTGAGTGCATTCTTTTTGAGCTTCTTGTTTgttaatttactattttgcGTATCAATTTGCCGATCCATTGACTTGAGGAGCTGCCTTAGAAGACCATTTTTGTTCTTAAAAGTATTTTTCGAAAGTTTTTATTATCTGCGGATGAATCCAAggtttttaaatatttggtcAATGATCTgttataatttcattatttggatgatgaaatggaaaattgcACAAAAATTCACATTCTCATTCAGTCATTTGAGcaaagaaaacataaatagTTAGAGGAAAGGTGATTATAGGCAACAaagattaattgatttaaCTTCATATTATAAATTGTGATCCTAAAAGTGTCTCCTGAGTAATTTGCTTTGGTATTACAGAGTTTTTTTGCCTTCGGTTCAGATCCTTTGGACCATTAAAAGTTTTCCTTGAGGCAGGTGGAAAAAGCTTGAATTTTGAAGAAGTTaacttttcatgaaaaaactGTCACCTGCCCACCATTCGCTTTATAACTGGATTCTTTATTTACATTTACTCTGTGAATTGGTCAATGTGGATAAGTATAAATGAGGGATACTAGTTTGTTTTGGGCAGGCTTCTGAATGTGTTTAGGATCATTGGGACCCTTTTGTTAGTTATAAAATGTAGATGGTTGGTATATAAAGCAACTGAAcacttttatacattttgtGTTTCTTGTGATGGAAAGTGGAGAAGACattcatgaaattaatcaTAGATGTGTTTACTGATTATAAGAATGGAAGGTAAGTCATTTGGAAACTGTGAATCAGTCGAAGCAAATGGATGATAAGTAGTACTGTatattagtctattttttttatcaaaatgtttATAGTAATACATTAGATGTTAGAACCAGTTTGTTTTTCAAGGTTGTGTCTTCGTGTTTTTGCAAATTGCCAATGGCAGTAAGGGATCTTGATTCTCGAGGAGTTACTAATGAAATATGACTTTTATCAATCTTTTGTAACAGATGATTGATGATCAAGACCTGGGCTTCTTTGCCAATTTTCTTggtattttcatatttgttcTGGTGATTGCCTACCACTACGTGACAGCGGACCCAAAATTCGAGGGCAACTGAAGATTCGTTCTCGCCATACCAATGCATAGATTTGCGAGAGTATGATTGTCATGTGATGGGTTAAATTTTGGACAGAGATACATATGATGTAGTACTTTTATATGATGAGACAGTTAATTTTAGCCTTACTGCTAATTAATGGATAATCTTTGATATAATAGACTACTCAGAAATATCTTCACACTTCACCCTCCCCAGTGTCGAAATTTTCTTGTTGCGTATGTGATTCTTGTTCTAAACGTTTTTTCATTATCCTTATCCGCATTCTGTGTAGTTATGGTGGCATTTGTCTGGCAAATTCAATCTACAAATCTTATGTTTTAGCGTAAGTGTCACTTATTTGAGTTATTCAGCCAGCAGCCTACTATGATAGAAGTAGACACGTAATGCTCGAGCGCGATTAGGGCCTCCGGGCCGGGGATGAAGTCTGAATTTAATCTTGATATTGTAATGTTTAAtttcttcattctttttaCTTCACTTCTACACTCACTCAGagtgtagtgtgtgtgagtgtggaACTATTAAAGCACACAAAAGCTAAAGAGTGACTATGTTTATCGCCAAAGCAAAAAAATTGCAACCTTAGAAGGCTCACAGATTTATAGCATATAATTCACATTATAGACAAGTACATCGGCAATTCAAGCATGCCTTAGTTTTCTTCCACAAaacatatatcatatatacGTTACataaatacacatatatataatattaataataactCAACAATTTATTTCGTTCTTGGGCTGGCGGCGACGGCAGCACTTCTACAGCCGAGGCTATTCTGCCTCCTCCCTTTGCCAACCGAGTTGTCATTTCGGCTGTTTTTAGGCGTAACGGGCCACTGCCCGTTTGTGATGGCCATATCCCTCAAATGTTGAATGTTCTCTAGCGTTTCGATAATCGCAGGCATTTTGGGCCTGTCCTTCGGGTTCAAGCTCACGCATTGTTGGGCCAAAAGGCCCATTTCTCTAGCCCCCCTAACGGAGTACTGGCCTGCAAATCTTGGGTCCATTATACACCGCATTTTCCGACTGCTCGTCAAATAGGGCCGGGTCCAATCCACTAAGCTTTGCTCGTGTTCGGCCCGGCTTCTGTCCATCGCTCTCCGGCCCGTTAGAAATTCTAGTAGAACCACTCCAAAACTGTAGATGTCGCTCTTTGTGGTTAGGTGACCTGCAccaatgtttattttataaattatgttgaatacaaaaattatttcattataagctttttgatgaaaatgaaaattagaaaattaccGGTGTTGACGTATTCAGGAGCGGCATAACCGTATGTCCCCATCACACGAGTGGTGACATGAGTGTTTGAACCTTCCGGTCCCATTTTTGCTAGTCCAAAATCAGATAATTTAGCGTTGAATtcctacaaaaatataaaataaatattagtaatagtaGTTGTTTATGGTCATTCAGATTGAGATATAGTAAATACGCACCGAGTCAAGTAAAATATTAGAGGCCTTAAAGTCGCGGTAAATGACTGGTTTCTCAGCACCGTGTAGGAAAGCAAGGCCTTTGGCTGCGCCTATAGCAATCTTCAACCTTGTTGCCCATGGCAAACAAACAGACATTCCTATACATAATTCACACACCAAAAgttcacaaaattaattatgaatattaGCAATTATAGTGctaaacttttgaaaaaagaGTCATGTTTTGTTACTTTTGAATAGATGATTTTCCAAGCTTCCACGTGGCATGAACTCATATACAAGAAGcctctcttcatcttcacaGCAGTAGCCAATCAACTTAACCAAATTGGGATGCCTCAACTGCCCAAGAAATATAACCTCCGCCTTCAAACACACAACAAATTCATAATGTTAGTAGTAATATACTAATTCATTATTAATCAAGACATATAAATCAATCTTTGCATGTGGCTAGCTATAGAAGCATCTTTTTTCCAATAGATAATGACAATCAAACAAAGTATAGCACGCCAATAATTCAACCcaaactaatatattattgtacaaaagttattatatctatatttcttgaatttccttaaagaaaaaaatactagtaatatctAGATGTATAAAAGctaaattataaatgatgaaatttgttgTGCACTTTTGGAAACTAAATTATAGAGGGCAAATTCTAGTCTATTGTGCGCTTTTCAAAAACTAAACTATAAAGGGCAAATTCTCATTTATCGTGCGCTTTCcgaaaacataattatatagaGCAAATTCTGGCATGATGTTCCCTTTTCAAAAACTGAAATACAAATCACGAAATTTGCACTTTTCACAATCATCCCATCATCGTGATCATCGTGTATTTCACATGAAACGAGacgaataaaataattataaaaaattgaaaaacctcatgatttaatttataattcaatttttatacgAAACAGAATTCGACCATCTCTCgtgatttattaaaaactTACGAGCCATTCGCGGTGGCCTTGGAGGCCTTCGATATTGAGCAGCTTGACTGCAGCCGGCTGAGCTTTCAGCCCGGGTTTGAGCCCCTCCTCCAAATAGCCCTTGTGGACCCTACCAAACCCTCCTTCTCCGAGGAGGAAATGGGCGGCGAAGTTCTGCGTGGCGCCGCGCAGCTCGCTGAGCTGGAAGTCGTGCAGGTCGCCCGCGAACGTCTGCGCCAGGTCCTCGTTGAGCCGGCCCGACGTCGACCTCAGGCTGCTGTCGGAGAAGGACAGCTTCCTGAACGACGGCATCTGCGCCGGCGCCGTCAAATTCTTCGACGAAGAGTTCGATGACGAAGGCGGCTTCTTGCTGCTCATGTTGCCGAAGTTGGCGCGGTCGTCGGCCGAGCAGCAGTACCGGGCCGTGAAGGGCTTCCACTGCTGCTGCGGCTTTTTCGTTTTCGGATCGATCTTCATTCTTCGATACTactgtgtagtgtgtgtattttgggAGAGTTGGTTTGGGAGGGAGAGAGTGTTACATTCCATCTTATTATAGAAGATGGATTTTATTGGATGCtttgtttattaattgttttttttattggattttGGATTAACTAATGTGGTGGAATTATTTAAgtagtctttttttttggtggggTTTATCTTCTTTGGTGCAAGAAATTAATGTATTTCTTCTGTTTTAATAtggttgaattattttttcattttaaaacgTTCTATTGTAGTCGAGTCATTTGTGTATCTCGTTTCATTATAGTTtagttataatttattttggaacattttagcatagttgagtcattttcgctttattatttctttaattaacaTTCTAATCTTCGTATGGAAAAGAAATTTCTTGACTAtggtgggacgaagggagtattgtAATGAATTGGGCATGTTTTGAGGGGGTGTGGTAGAAGAGGACATTCTTTCTGTAACTGCTCCAACCACTCTACTAATTAACTAgggtttttaaatttatgtttgttCTAATCTATGGCTATGGagatatgtatataatatatgaatgaactttttttaatttcgtcACTTGTCTTATAGGGAGTGTCTTGATGCAGAATGTTAGTGATATGTTGGGTATTGTTTGGGTGAAGTGTCGTCGTCTACAAGAATAACCTTGAATTGGTGTAGGTATAAGTTTTTAGGTTACATCACTgcatattttggaaaaaaattattgtgggacaatcacgaaattttgaaacttcatgatttgtaatttaaattatactagtaaaagaattgagaaaatattattctctctgtCCCCCATTAGGAGCAGCACTTTGACcgagcacgggttttaagaaatgtaaagaaaagtttgttgaaaaagttagtggaatgtgagacccactttttatattggttttataataaaatgtgagtgaaatgagttagtgaaatgtgagacctacttaccaaaTGGAAATTAGTAACTCTTATTCGGGGACCGTgggagtatattttgattaaatttcgTGATTTCAtctgtaatttttttctttttctgtgtAATGAGATAATGCCATCCTAAACTAGAACCGCGGTTTAAACCGGAACATGCCATGGTTAAAGGTCACTGACGTACACAGTGAAGAGGGAAGTAGGGGGCTTAAGCCctatcatttttttccttttactttattcaaatatgtgaaaattattaaaaattacctCTCTTACCAAAATGTTTCAACATTTTtgcaatattgtaaaaacattttacaaatagaataatgtataatctgacaaattaattatacccAAAAATTCCACATGATCGATGGAGATAAGGAAGTTTCTTCTCCATtcatttagtattattttttgtttataagaTCTGTTTTAAATGTGCACAATGAGAAACGAGTAAGTAATAATACAGAGACTGTATTAATAAAATGGGCATGGGATGCCAGTGATGAATATAATTCCAAATATAAACGTATTGATGACACCGCccacatatataattctctGGTGTAAATACATTTAGTTTTCCTATAATTTTTggcacatatatatacctcattaattttgttattttgtagCAACAcctcaataaaattaatatatgggAGCAGTTAGAGAAATGAGGGCAGTAGTGACGCTGGGTATTGCACTTTCCAACTCCACCATAACAACCAAACCCTTGCAAATTGCAATTGGTTCTCTAATTCTCACACAATCTTTCCCAATACATGTAGTCTTTAAGTTTAGGTCAAACTTTTATATAAGTACATATaagcaattttttattttagatgaTATATGAGAatattaaacatataatactatactttaatcaaattttggttCACTCACGGTAAAATACTGTATTATTGATATGTTCTGATTTtacaacaatcaaaatttcagCATTTTCATAGCTTGACGACTTAATTATATGACGTTATACGACGTAAACAAAAGTGaacaaatgaaatgatttGATTTAATGATTTACAACATTGTTTCGCTTATAATGTGATGTCGTCATTTTTATTGACGTCCAAAATATTATCACAAGCCATCCACCCCAAGGGCCCCCACACCCCAGCCTGATAGAGTAGTGAGAGGGTCAATCACGGTTTCATATCAATCTGCTCCTCAAGGAAGTGGTCTTGGACCCGATGCATGTGCACAAAGAGCCACCACATTGGGTGAAACTCTCACACTGCCACTATCGTGATTCAAATCtaagaaattatattcaaTTGCCTCCTTGAAAACCAACTAAGTTACACGTACAAGCAAGTTACGTTTACTTTTGTTAGGGTAAACA
The genomic region above belongs to Salvia hispanica cultivar TCC Black 2014 chromosome 3, UniMelb_Shisp_WGS_1.0, whole genome shotgun sequence and contains:
- the LOC125215793 gene encoding probable serine/threonine-protein kinase PBL15; protein product: MKIDPKTKKPQQQWKPFTARYCCSADDRANFGNMSSKKPPSSSNSSSKNLTAPAQMPSFRKLSFSDSSLRSTSGRLNEDLAQTFAGDLHDFQLSELRGATQNFAAHFLLGEGGFGRVHKGYLEEGLKPGLKAQPAAVKLLNIEGLQGHREWLAEVIFLGQLRHPNLVKLIGYCCEDEERLLVYEFMPRGSLENHLFKRMSVCLPWATRLKIAIGAAKGLAFLHGAEKPVIYRDFKASNILLDSEFNAKLSDFGLAKMGPEGSNTHVTTRVMGTYGYAAPEYVNTGHLTTKSDIYSFGVVLLEFLTGRRAMDRSRAEHEQSLVDWTRPYLTSSRKMRCIMDPRFAGQYSVRGAREMGLLAQQCVSLNPKDRPKMPAIIETLENIQHLRDMAITNGQWPVTPKNSRNDNSVGKGRRQNSLGCRSAAVAASPRTK
- the LOC125215351 gene encoding dolichyl-diphosphooligosaccharide--protein glycosyltransferase subunit 4A-like, which produces MIDDQDLGFFANFLGIFIFVLVIAYHYVTADPKFEGN